Within the Deltaproteobacteria bacterium genome, the region TCGGCATGTTCGAGCCCTCATGTCTGTGAGTCGGTCACCTCGAACAGCGACTTGATCCGGTTGATCATTGCCGGGATGATGCCCTCCCTTGCCAGGGTCTCGCCGGTCATGCGGCGGGTGGTGCGTTCGATGTTTTCGAAGGGTCGGTCGCCGACCCGCTTGGCTGCGCGGAAGGCGCACGGGATGGTGACGCTGTCCCGGTACAGGTCGGCGATGTCGAGGACGAATGACTGTCCCGGGTCTTCGTGTATGAAACCGAGCTGCGGGATCGTGCCCGTCGAGGCCACGGCGATCGCGGCGGCGGCCTCTACCGCACTGGACGCATGGTTCAAGGCTTGGTTGGCCAGATCGGCCGCGTCGGGACGGGCGCGGTCGTAATGCCGACCCTTCCATTCGACTCCGATCTGCTTGGCGATGAGACGATAGGACTGTTTCATGCGCGCGCCTTCAATGCCGCGGAGCACGTCGAAATTCCGGTGCGGCAGTACTTCCCCCAACCGCCAGGCATACATACGCCGCGCGATGTCAAGCCGCTTCTTGTCGTCGGCCCAGACGCGAGCCTGAGTCCGGGCGAGGCCAGATCGGTCCGGGATCAGGGGCGGAGCAGTATACATCCTGACCCCGTCCTCGCCTATTGCGGCGAGGGCCGTGCGGGCATGCGCGAGCAGTCGCAAAGCGTCGTGGCTCACGGTGGAACCAGGACCGAGGAGGATCATCGATATACCCTGAAGGGGGATCGCGTAGTCTCCGGGTAACAGCGCGTCAGCTCGGGTTCCCTCGCCCTGCAGGAAAGCCAGCGTCCCGTCGCGCGCGGTCAAGGCGCCGCGGGCGAGATAGAGAAGTCCAGCACGGTCGCCGTGAGGAACTCTAGCGCTGTCAAGACCGAGCCGACCCTTGAGCATTATCGTCTCGGTACCGGCCTCGACGCCGGGCGGAGAAGAAGCATGCCGAATCCGTACGCCCGATGCCGCCCAACACCCTTCGCAAGCAGCACCTTGAATCGTTCGGGGTCCGTTACGGTCAACGCGCCGTGAAAGGTTGCGTCCGGGCCCTCGGGGCCGGCGTTGCCGCGTGAGACACGGAGGCGCTGGAACCGGACCAGTCTCGTCGCCTTCCTGTCGAGTTCAGCCGCCGGCTCCAGCCGTTCCGCAAGCCAGTCCATGTAGACCGCTTCTCTTGTCTGGCCATCCTGTTCCATCCCGTCCGGATTGTCGGGGTGCCGACGCAACGCTTCGACCTGAAATGCGTCGAGCTCCGCACCCTTGCGAAATGCCGTCTCGCCGTTGCCACCCGTGCTCTTGAGCCTTCGCACAGGCCTCACCCGCAGGTCGAACCCGAGCCGCCGGCCCTCCGCCCATGCACCGGGCATGGCTTTGCTCTCAAGCCGGTCGAGATTGAGCACGCCCAAGTGCTCGGGTAGGGCATGGACTCGGGCACCGTCGCGCAGGCGTTCCGCGTCGTTCTCGCAATAACCGTAGAGGCTCCCTACCGTTTGGCGAGGCGCCACCAACAGGCGGAACGGACGCAACGAACCCGGCCCGAACGTCTCGTCCAGTAGGTGATGCAGCACACGACCCTCATCGAAACCCGCGACGCTGCCGCGATGGCGGAGCCAGCCGCGCTCGCCAGCACAGCGAGCCAGTTGATTCATCGCTACGGGCACGCGGACAAGGAACATTGGATTCATGAATCTGCCCCCTTCACATGTCCCTCCACCACCGCGCGCGAGCCGGCGTGCAGCCCGGTCCGCCAGTTCCGTACATCCGGCAGATCCACGACACGCTCCACCGAGTCGCCGGTTTCAGGCCCTTCCCCCACCGGCCACAGCGCACGAAATGTCCCGGAACCTGAAAGCGCGCACAACGCCCCGTGGGCCGTGTCTCCATCGACCCATCCGTCCGTCAGCGTGCACGCAGGCAAGCACGATTTTCGTCCGATGAAGAGTGGACGGGCCGGGCGATCGAGAGCCGCGGCCAACTCATCCAACGTCGGATCGATCTCCGCGGGGTCAAACCGCAACACGACCCGCACCGCCTGGTCCGCCAGGTAGCGTCGCGTACGCCGATGCGGGGCGCCATAACTTGCGCCGTCGCGTCCCTCCGGCGTCCCGAAAGTCGTCCAGCCCTTATCGCCCTTACCGAGTTGGACGTTCTGGACGTCTATGACAATCCCGGACGCGATCGGCTCCCGTTCGCGCCGCGCAGCGAAAATCAGCCGATCCTGCAAAGCCTGATGCGCGGCGCGGTCGGACCAGTGCCACCCGAACGCGTTGGCCGCGAGGCCGGTCAGCATCGAGGCCGAGGGAAAATCGCGAGTCGGATTCTCCTGGTCGACGGCCACACCGCCGAAGGCCATCAACGGGGCCTCCAGACGAATGACCAGCCACTTGTGACTCATCCCAAGGCTCCCGGTAGCGTTTTCGCCCAGTTGGCAAGCGTCGCGAGGGAACCCCGCTGCGCCCGTGGCAGCTCGACGTCGACCAAGCTCATGACGTGTCTCTCTTCCGCGGTATCGTAGGCCTCGTCGAGCCGAGTCAGGTGAGCACCCAAGGCGGCCATCGCACCCTCGGCATCCGGTGTGCACCGACGGCGGTACGCCTCGGCCAGGGATCGCGGTTGGCGGTCGCCAGCTTCCAGCAGCATCAACGAAGCGCGCCCATACGGCGCCGTCGAACCGAGTTTGGCGCCGGGAGAAACCTCGGCGATGAGATAGACGAGATTGTGCAAGACCGCGCCGGCCAACTCGATGTCCCCGCCGAGATTCTCGATCAGCAACGGCAGGTCGACGACCACATACCCGTAGAACAGGCCCGAGGTGAGCTCGGTCTCCTGGATCGTATCCGCACCTGGGTCGTCCACTGACAGGTCGTCCACGGCGGTGAAGTAGTCGCTCTCGGCTTCCTCCTCGTGCACGGTGAAGGCATGGGCCACATGGACCGGCGCGGTGATGTTCGCGTCGGGGTCGGATGTTACCATCCGGCCGAACAAAGCCGACGTGATCCCGGCGGGGAGCTTGGCGTTGTCGCGCATGGCGCTGATGTTGGCCCGGAACTCCTTTTTCCAACTCGCCGCCGCCGTCTTGGCCGCGTCGGCATCACCGTTGGCTTCCCGGGCCAGACGTTCGGCCTCCTTGGCGAGCCATTCGATCTCCGGCGCGCCAAACAGCAGCGTCTGCCGGTTTGTCCTTGTTGTGCCCTTGTCGCCGTACACGGCCTGTTGAAACTCGGGCTCCAAGACCTTGACCACGTCTTCCGGGAAACGGGCTGATAGCGGGTCGATGACCCTGCGTGTCACCAACTCTCGTGAACGGAAGGCAGCCTCCGTCCCATCGATCCGGATCAGTGCGTGCGGATCATCGGTCTTAGCCCAGTGCCGCTTAAGGCACTGCGACGAAACACGAGTGCGCAGCACGCCCCCATAGGGCAGCCGCTTCGCCAGCCCGGAGTCGTCGCGGTTCAATAGAGCGCCGGTGTAGGGACTGAGGGTGTGGATCTGGAGAAAGCGGGGTGCGGTGGTCATTCCTTGGCTCCTTCTTGGTTGGTTTGGTGTTCGCGCTCGGCCCGGTCCAGCCGTCGGTAGTACGGTTCCGCAAGTCGTTGCGCGCTATACTTGGAATCCGGGTAGAGCAGTG harbors:
- the cas1e gene encoding type I-E CRISPR-associated endonuclease Cas1e yields the protein MLKGRLGLDSARVPHGDRAGLLYLARGALTARDGTLAFLQGEGTRADALLPGDYAIPLQGISMILLGPGSTVSHDALRLLAHARTALAAIGEDGVRMYTAPPLIPDRSGLARTQARVWADDKKRLDIARRMYAWRLGEVLPHRNFDVLRGIEGARMKQSYRLIAKQIGVEWKGRHYDRARPDAADLANQALNHASSAVEAAAAIAVASTGTIPQLGFIHEDPGQSFVLDIADLYRDSVTIPCAFRAAKRVGDRPFENIERTTRRMTGETLAREGIIPAMINRIKSLFEVTDSQT
- the cas6e gene encoding type I-E CRISPR-associated protein Cas6/Cse3/CasE translates to MNPMFLVRVPVAMNQLARCAGERGWLRHRGSVAGFDEGRVLHHLLDETFGPGSLRPFRLLVAPRQTVGSLYGYCENDAERLRDGARVHALPEHLGVLNLDRLESKAMPGAWAEGRRLGFDLRVRPVRRLKSTGGNGETAFRKGAELDAFQVEALRRHPDNPDGMEQDGQTREAVYMDWLAERLEPAAELDRKATRLVRFQRLRVSRGNAGPEGPDATFHGALTVTDPERFKVLLAKGVGRHRAYGFGMLLLRPASRPVPRR
- the cas5e gene encoding type I-E CRISPR-associated protein Cas5/CasD, coding for MSHKWLVIRLEAPLMAFGGVAVDQENPTRDFPSASMLTGLAANAFGWHWSDRAAHQALQDRLIFAARREREPIASGIVIDVQNVQLGKGDKGWTTFGTPEGRDGASYGAPHRRTRRYLADQAVRVVLRFDPAEIDPTLDELAAALDRPARPLFIGRKSCLPACTLTDGWVDGDTAHGALCALSGSGTFRALWPVGEGPETGDSVERVVDLPDVRNWRTGLHAGSRAVVEGHVKGADS
- the cas7e gene encoding type I-E CRISPR-associated protein Cas7/Cse4/CasC; this encodes MTTAPRFLQIHTLSPYTGALLNRDDSGLAKRLPYGGVLRTRVSSQCLKRHWAKTDDPHALIRIDGTEAAFRSRELVTRRVIDPLSARFPEDVVKVLEPEFQQAVYGDKGTTRTNRQTLLFGAPEIEWLAKEAERLAREANGDADAAKTAAASWKKEFRANISAMRDNAKLPAGITSALFGRMVTSDPDANITAPVHVAHAFTVHEEEAESDYFTAVDDLSVDDPGADTIQETELTSGLFYGYVVVDLPLLIENLGGDIELAGAVLHNLVYLIAEVSPGAKLGSTAPYGRASLMLLEAGDRQPRSLAEAYRRRCTPDAEGAMAALGAHLTRLDEAYDTAEERHVMSLVDVELPRAQRGSLATLANWAKTLPGALG